In the genome of Carassius gibelio isolate Cgi1373 ecotype wild population from Czech Republic chromosome A25, carGib1.2-hapl.c, whole genome shotgun sequence, the window CTACTCATACGTCTTGCATGGGGCTACTGTGTCTTTGTTTTTGACAATCTTCAAAATCGATATGTCACTTACTGTTCCTTAAGAGttttagaagtctttttttttctttttctttgtttaatcCCCATTATGAAAAGCAGTTCAGATCTGGGTTTCTTGTACATTGTCTTTTGAGCTAGCCCGAATTAATAAAGGTTCGTGGGCAGAGCTGTGTATAGAATTGATGGTGGAGGCATGGCTGTACGCAGTCTTGTAGGCGTTGTAATGATTCAGGTGCTCATGCTCCAGTGGGGCAAGGGTGAGGTGGCCCTCCATTGTAGGTCCACCCGTTACACAATCCTCATCCACGTTGATAATCTCGATGGTTCGTGCCGGTGCATGGTGGTTctgctggtgatgctgtttgcgcattttataaaatatgatcAGCATGACAGCGGCCATCAGGGTGATTGCCACAAAGCAACCTATGATGATCTTTGTAGTCTTCATGACCTCATCCAAGGTGTTGAGTGAGCCGTCAATCAGGGCTGTGACAGGGATTGTGTAGGTCTTGTCGGTAGCCTTGGTGGACAGTGGTGTCCGTGCtgttgtggtggtggtggtggtgaaggAAGGTGGTAAAGTGTCCCATATTCCAGAAGAAGGAGTAGGGCCACCCTTCGGTTGTACCGTAGGGTAGCCCTCATCATGTGCCGCTTCTGTAGTCTCCACAGTAACTGTAGTGAAGTAACTGAAGCTGCTGTTCTCTGTTGAGGACACGTTGAGTGTAGCCGAGGCTGTCGTGTTGCCTGCAGAGTTGCTCACCATACAAGTGTAGGTTCCCATGTCCTGCATTGTGACGTTGGTAAAGTTTAAAGTCCCATCATTGAGCACGGATATGCGTACCTTGTACGCCCCGTGCGTCATGATGGACCCATTGGGTGTGATCCAGCTGACTGAGGTCAACGAATTTGCTCTACATTTGAGTTCTGCTGCCATGCCCTCAGTCACGTTCAGGTCTGCTGGTGGCTCCACGATCACCGGTGCATAACAATGGAAATAGTTCTGGTCGAGTTCGCCAATGTAGCGCCCTTTGTGGCTGGTAGGTGATGCACAGCGGGCACAGCAACTGGTATTGGCCGGTACCATTTCCTTTAGCCACCAACTGAGCCAGAGGATGTCACAGTTGCAGTTCCAGGGGTTGTGATGCAAGTGCACCCTCTCCAAGTGGTGTAGTGGGGTGAAGAGGTCATGGGGCAGAAGGGTAAGGTTATTGTGGGCCAAATTGAGCTCCACAAGGGACTGAAGATCATCGAAGGCATTTCTTTCAATAGTCTGGATCTGCGCATGCATCATCCACAGTTTTTGTAAGTGGACGAGGCCTTTGAAAGACCCTGGCCTAACTATAGACAGCTGGTTTCCTGACATCTCCAACTCATCCAAACGAACAAGTGGAATGAGGTTGGGGATCTCCTTCAAGTTGCACATGCCCAGGTTCAGGTACCGCAGGTTGCTGAGGCCTTCAAAGGCACCTTCTGAGATATACGAGAGCCTTTTCAGCTCACCCAAGTCCAGCCTTCGCAGAGATGGTACGCGGTTGAAGGCATAAGAGGGTATACTCTCAATAGGGTTATTCCTCAACCAAAGCTCTTTAAGTTTGGACAGGTACTCGAAAGCCCCATTGGGGATTGTGGTTAGACGATTTTCGAAGAGTTCTAGAGTGTTGAGGTTGGCCAGCCCATTGAAAGCGCCGATTTCAATGTTGCGGATGTGGTTCTTGCTGAGCTGCAGGATCTCCAAGTGCCTTAGATGTTTGAAGCTGTCAACCTTGATCACCTGGATGAGGTTCTCCTGAAGGTTCAGGTACCTTGTGTTGGTGGAAATACCATCGGGTACATCTCGAAGGCCACGTCGCGTACAAATTACCTTGCTGAACTGGTTGCTACAAGAGCAGACCGAGGGGCATGTCTGGGCTCGCACCAGGCCAGCCACCACCAGAAGCTGCAGGGCCAGTGACAGCACAAACAATGGGTCGGACAGGGACCGATTCCACCTAGGACCTCTCATCGTCTGCTGCATCAGGGAGGAGGTCATCTTGTTTATCATTCATAATTCGCTGAGAGGTTCTCCACTCTTTGAGAAGGGTTTTATTTGGCCaaactgcacaaaaaaagaaagagagagagagagagagaaccatgTAAGGTTTGGAATAATACTGTAGACAATACTTTGACTAACACAAATCAATGCTGAAACGTATAGATACAATAGATAATACACActaaaatgtcatatatataaatagtacTGATTTTCTGTTGCTTATTTGCAGATGCTCTTCAGTGCCTGATTCACTAAACAAATTATTCAAATTAGGTAATGCCACAAACACTGCAATAAAAGCTGCCCTGCAATCGATTTCCATGGTGCAATTCTCCACCAAAAGGGCTTAAACTGTTTAATAAATCAGTGAATTGGAAAAACTAGGgaaaataggtttttttttttttttttttttctaaaagaagcAATGCACTTTTAAGGGCAAGCACAGACAAAGATACACAGGAACAGCCAGTCACTATATATGTGCTCTAATATTGAAAACACTCTCTGTCTAGCCACACAAACTTAGATTAGTGGAAGTGAATTGCAGACAAatcatttctcacacacacatgcaccataGGTGACCTTGGAAGAATGTTTCATAtccatttatgtattcatttatttattttttgagtgtgTTAGTCGTCTGTGTGTTCATGTCTTTGCACGCACAGCAATCTCAATCTAAGTCACATAAAGCTGCACCTCAATACTGGGTTTGGTTTCTTGGTTTCCTCCTCTCCTCAGTCAGGGAGATACGAATTTTCGTGTATGTCTGTGTCAGGTTAATTTATTCTTGCAGAGGAGGCATGAATAAAAGCACAGCTTCCCACCCACCAATTCTTCAATAAACCCCACATATCAAGTGCGTTCGGCTCTCAAAAATACTTAAAGGCATGCGTGTGACCAGATTGTGAAAGAAACCTGGGACAGGAAGAGTGTGGACAGAGACGTTAGTTTTAGCTTTAGCAGGTCTAATATGAATTTACATATGCATTTATGCATATAtgacacacatttttatttaagaaaatacattttacctTAAACGCAATGTCTATGTAGATTCTTTCAGTTCTTCAATTTCCAAATAACCAGAGCAATGTCCTTAGCATTTATAGCAGCATGCTAGTTTAAAAAGAGTTTTAGCATGCTGccagtttgttttttaaatttgtattgagACCTTTTTGCACTCTGTCctaacattttaaatacaagTCTTTTCTAAACCGCCCCCCACAGAAATCTAGTGTAGTAAACATGAACCAAAATCTCAATTATATAATGCTTCCTCAAGAACGACAAGTCAATTTAGACAACTCACTGAcaaattaattatgaaaatgtgctGCAAATAAACAGTTCACTTTCTCCTTAGACACTCTGAGCACTAGAAAAGGTTTTGGATGTGTAGGTGAGATGTGGGCATTAAAACACCATGTTGAAAGCACTGCTAAACTGTTTGCACAACTTTTTCCTCTCTGGTTtgcctctcctcttcctctcggcAGGGTGCCGGTCTAAATCTAATAGTGACTGCCTTAACAATCAATTCTTTTATAGCAAATCTACTTGAATTGCTGCCCTGAAGTCTTCTTGACTGCTGGTGAGAATCACACAGGAAACATATCAACCGTATTATCACTAAATGTTTTGAAGGAGAACGAATCAAGGTAGTTAAACGATATGCCCATTTTTACTTCATTTAATTGAATTTCAAGCAGAGATAATTGCAATATATATCTTGAGTGTAAATGATCAATTACAAGGAAAGATAAAGCTTTAACAAAAACGGACAATCCCTAATGGTTTCAAGTGAGGGGTCTGGTTTATCTTCTCTGATTTGATTTTACACTAATAAATTTGCATAACACAATCTAGGTTGCTCCTAgacgagagaaagaaaaagaggggAGCAAACAAAAAAGCACTCCACAGAAATCCTGCTGCCTCTCAAACAATGAGCCTGGCAAAATTGGATTTTGTGTGGGAAGGGAATTAGATGAAAAAAATGATAAACAAAATATAAGATTATGAAATGAATAGATTTTTAAACTTCTCCCCAGTAAGAGATGATGAAGCAGGCGGTAAACGCTTCAGCAGGGAGGGAGCTAAAGAAGAGGATCAAGCGACGGAGGCCTTGAGAGGCGTGAGGTGTAATGAAgtgaattaattttttcaaataagaTGAAAGGGAATGCCATTGCTGCTGACAACAAAGCAGTTGTGTGCTTCCCAGTACAGTGCGAGCTCGAAACGCTTCTGTACTTTCTGTCACACGGCGAGGAGAGCAGGCTGAGGTGAAAACaattatcataataatataaatattatgaaaCTCTGGAATAATTTAACTTTGTACATTAGGCAGGCATCTtcacttgctgtttttaaattacatttaaaaacatatttgtatagTACAACATATAACACAGTATGAGAGTCACCTGTTAGGAGTTCTTTTAAGTGGGTGTtataaatcattattgtatttattgcatattttattgtgtttttatttattatattttatttattttttatgctttttagttctactgtttactttatattgtatgtacagcactttggtgaacacctgctgttttaaaaaggtgctctataaataaactttgatttgatttgatttgaaataataattcattacatttatataccgCTTTTCTAAGCATTTAAAGCGCTCTACATTGTGAGGGGGTATCTCCTCTTCCACCACCAGTACACAGCATCCACATGGATGatgtgacggcagccatagtgtgccagaacgctccccacacaccagcttactggtggagaggagacggagtgatgaagccaatcagcagatatgggggtagttaggaggccatgatggtcagtggccaatgggcgaatttagccaggatgccgatgttgcacctctactctttttgaaagacatcctgggatttttaatgaccacagagagtcaggacctcagtttaacatCTCAGCCAAAGGACGGTGCtttttgacagtatagtgtctCCAGCATTAGGACCCACACGGGCCACAGGGTGAGCAACGGAACAGAAGATGAAATAGCAGGGAAAAGGAAGTAGTGGTAAACAGGAAGGGTGAGAAGTGAAGTGGAAGAAGAGCGAAAGAGGAAAGAAAAGGGAAGGGAGTGAGGAAGATAAGGAAGAAAGAAGATTAAGGAAAGAATGAGGGAAGGAGAAAGAAGACAGAATGGGAAGTGAAGAGGAGGAAGTAGAAGGGAAAAGGGCATATGAAAGAGGAAAGAACTGAAAAGGAAGGAAAGGACAATACCCAAGAGATGAAAAGGGAATAAGGAAGAGGAGAAGAAGATGGagtatgaagatgaagatgaacaaGAGGAAAGGAAGTAGGAGGGAAGTGGAGGAAGAAAAGGAGTAGAAAGGAAGTGGGAGAAAATTAAAAGGGAAGAGAAGTAAACAGGAAGGAGAAGGCAAGGGAAATTTATGGAACAGAAAGAGGCAGCAGAGAGGAAGG includes:
- the LOC127946689 gene encoding leucine-rich repeat-containing protein 4C-like — protein: MINKMTSSLMQQTMRGPRWNRSLSDPLFVLSLALQLLVVAGLVRAQTCPSVCSCSNQFSKVICTRRGLRDVPDGISTNTRYLNLQENLIQVIKVDSFKHLRHLEILQLSKNHIRNIEIGAFNGLANLNTLELFENRLTTIPNGAFEYLSKLKELWLRNNPIESIPSYAFNRVPSLRRLDLGELKRLSYISEGAFEGLSNLRYLNLGMCNLKEIPNLIPLVRLDELEMSGNQLSIVRPGSFKGLVHLQKLWMMHAQIQTIERNAFDDLQSLVELNLAHNNLTLLPHDLFTPLHHLERVHLHHNPWNCNCDILWLSWWLKEMVPANTSCCARCASPTSHKGRYIGELDQNYFHCYAPVIVEPPADLNVTEGMAAELKCRANSLTSVSWITPNGSIMTHGAYKVRISVLNDGTLNFTNVTMQDMGTYTCMVSNSAGNTTASATLNVSSTENSSFSYFTTVTVETTEAAHDEGYPTVQPKGGPTPSSGIWDTLPPSFTTTTTTTARTPLSTKATDKTYTIPVTALIDGSLNTLDEVMKTTKIIIGCFVAITLMAAVMLIIFYKMRKQHHQQNHHAPARTIEIINVDEDCVTGGPTMEGHLTLAPLEHEHLNHYNAYKTAYSHASTINSIHSSAHEPLLIRASSKDNVQETQI